The following proteins come from a genomic window of Mycolicibacterium rufum:
- a CDS encoding YncE family protein produces MAATGASPTYSTSSTPVGRDPSGVAVSKDGSRAYVANSTDRSVSVVNTATGALTTSIPVGGTPSAVAVDPSPGSSRAYVALKSTARVSVVDTSNNTVTATVSVGLSPTAVAVSPSGSRVYVANTAGGTVSVIDSAASKRIATVSVGLSPVALAVSSDGNRVYAALRGSDQIAVMDAAKNTVITRVRVGDAPQDIAITSDGTRLYAVNGAGSVSVIDTSSNRVVAQAIAVGPSPTAAAVSRDGSRVYVANGNDTVSVIDTSSATVIQTFSIDTTPELGGHDIAISADGSRLYVTDQRDAALRVVTVVPGINSPALTAGPSVGEPSSSTGAVSGSFTVRDLDGDPLTHTLTTPPGRGGVELTAVTGNLGTTYSYVYTPTLAARQQAALPFGVAWDNFTVTVRDPSRGAVDVSVTVPIDPLHATSSVTPIAVGDRPYQSVVSGDELWVVNAGGGVSVINRSTSVVVDSLPFSPGMLAASEDGTKIFLGYGGSGSVSVNSVSIVDTRTRSVTATITVPRGDPGAYNSGFALLPSPNGKKLYVLNQSDALVSVIDTTTNQVVSTSNLGYWSGDAAISRDGSRLYRTDAFGDIQVIDVTGAPKIVATVNVMPNSSSFEARAIAMSPDGKRALVLSVETMLGVNGAISVIDIDPQSPTYHTELRSGYVGWQDNIAVDFTTGRIFLSNVYVSNGEVFDIATLTRLGTFKPVGQLTVDSDGTLYVADPYTDTVYAMEFDDLSP; encoded by the coding sequence TTGGCGGCGACGGGGGCGTCGCCGACCTACTCGACGTCGTCGACGCCGGTCGGCCGGGATCCCTCGGGCGTCGCCGTGTCAAAGGACGGTTCGCGCGCCTACGTGGCGAATTCGACCGACCGGTCGGTGTCGGTGGTCAACACAGCGACGGGGGCTCTGACGACCTCCATTCCGGTCGGGGGTACGCCGTCCGCGGTGGCGGTCGATCCGAGCCCGGGATCCAGCCGCGCCTATGTCGCGCTGAAGTCAACGGCGCGAGTCTCGGTCGTCGACACGTCGAACAACACCGTGACGGCCACTGTCTCAGTGGGACTTTCGCCCACAGCAGTAGCTGTGAGCCCGAGCGGGTCACGCGTGTACGTCGCCAATACCGCCGGAGGCACGGTGTCGGTGATCGACTCGGCGGCGAGCAAGCGCATCGCTACGGTGTCGGTGGGGTTGTCGCCCGTTGCCTTGGCGGTGAGTTCGGATGGAAATCGGGTCTACGCGGCCCTGCGAGGGTCGGATCAGATCGCTGTGATGGACGCCGCGAAGAACACGGTGATCACGCGAGTAAGGGTGGGTGACGCGCCGCAGGACATCGCTATCACGTCCGACGGGACGCGGTTGTACGCCGTGAACGGCGCGGGCAGCGTCTCCGTGATCGACACGTCCAGCAACCGCGTTGTCGCACAGGCCATCGCAGTGGGTCCGTCGCCGACGGCCGCTGCCGTGAGCCGGGACGGTTCGCGGGTATACGTGGCCAACGGCAACGACACGGTGTCGGTGATCGACACTTCTTCCGCGACTGTCATTCAAACCTTCTCGATTGACACGACGCCCGAACTCGGCGGCCACGATATTGCCATCAGCGCAGACGGAAGCCGCCTGTACGTCACGGATCAGCGTGACGCAGCGCTCCGGGTGGTGACTGTTGTTCCCGGCATCAATTCCCCCGCGTTGACGGCCGGCCCCTCCGTGGGTGAACCCAGTTCCAGCACCGGAGCGGTGTCCGGCTCGTTCACGGTTCGAGATCTCGACGGCGACCCGCTGACGCATACACTGACCACACCGCCTGGTCGCGGCGGAGTGGAACTGACGGCGGTGACCGGCAACCTCGGTACCACCTACAGCTACGTCTACACACCAACCCTGGCGGCGCGTCAGCAGGCGGCCCTACCTTTCGGCGTGGCCTGGGACAACTTCACGGTGACCGTCCGGGATCCCTCCCGGGGAGCGGTGGACGTCAGCGTCACCGTGCCCATCGATCCGCTTCACGCGACGTCCAGCGTCACGCCGATCGCGGTGGGCGATCGTCCGTATCAATCCGTCGTCAGCGGTGATGAATTGTGGGTGGTCAATGCCGGAGGCGGCGTGTCGGTTATCAACCGGTCCACCAGCGTGGTGGTGGACAGCCTGCCGTTCAGTCCAGGAATGCTGGCGGCCTCCGAAGACGGGACGAAGATCTTTCTCGGCTACGGCGGCAGCGGGAGCGTGAGCGTGAACTCGGTATCCATCGTCGATACACGAACCAGATCGGTCACGGCGACGATCACCGTTCCGCGCGGAGATCCGGGCGCCTACAACAGCGGTTTCGCGCTCCTGCCGAGCCCGAACGGCAAGAAGCTGTACGTCCTCAATCAATCTGATGCGCTGGTATCGGTCATCGACACCACCACCAATCAGGTCGTCTCGACGAGCAATCTCGGGTACTGGTCCGGCGATGCCGCGATCAGTCGGGACGGCTCGAGGCTGTACCGGACGGACGCCTTCGGCGACATCCAGGTCATCGACGTCACGGGCGCACCGAAGATCGTCGCCACCGTGAACGTCATGCCGAACAGCTCTTCATTCGAGGCCCGCGCGATCGCTATGAGCCCAGACGGCAAGCGGGCGCTCGTTCTCAGCGTCGAGACGATGCTCGGAGTCAACGGCGCCATCTCGGTGATCGACATCGATCCGCAGAGCCCGACCTACCACACCGAGTTGCGCAGCGGGTATGTCGGATGGCAAGACAACATTGCGGTCGACTTCACAACAGGCCGGATTTTCCTGAGCAACGTCTACGTCAGTAATGGGGAAGTGTTCGACATCGCCACGCTGACGAGACTGGGCACGTTCAAGCCGGTCGGTCAGCTGACCGTAGATTCGGACGGCACTCTCTACGTCGCCGACCCCTATACCGACACCGTCTACGCAATGGAGTTCGACGATCTTTCGCCGTAG
- a CDS encoding helix-turn-helix transcriptional regulator has protein sequence MEPRVGSASEGHRLLDRERDLQTIDAAVAAVADSGSLLLIEGPAGIGKTALLDYLRGRVTAAGMTVLGARGSEPERGFGFGIVRQLLEGAVLGADSAERDRLLAGAARLAEPVFTDVEAEPNTADIAFATLHGLYWLVANLAERGPVVLVVDDAHCTDGPSLRFLLHLAPRLAGLPVLLAVSARTGQGRSRDELTSLLLGSSAVVHPQPLGDAAVASLVREVLGPEAGEDLCRACAEATGGNPFLVSELLGEFRRTGRVARNIDPSDVDALVPERVSASVLMRVGRIGEDAAMLARAVAVLGERARLSTCARLAGLHPKRVAELGVALVNAEILISGEPMRFVHPLLRTAIYEDLDHAERAEMHAQAARVLAEQHCERGVIAAHLLATTPAGDSRVVAMLREAARTALLGGAPDTAAALLRRALDEPPNGTQRPEIVFELGTAEYEIGDAAATSHLREAIDTTTDPHTRARAVMALAWTNHPDARSQRVQLPLYERAAEEIGAHDRELQLQLEGARLGALLLNPDLAPRFEDAADRFAELPSLTRAECLIRSFLARRALEGGPIAPAGDLAEQAARHPALVSEGGHPLWRTNVTICLMEAERYDEAEHILSRAIRHAERRGSPQWLARAQWLRGLVRHRRGDLRGAEVDGRAAVDIHGGAAPYTKTPGLVVVIDTLTDQGRLTEAEALLADRGMDGTLTPTLFSVLPLLARGRLHAAAGRNDRARDDLVDALGRIDSSRGMFPWAADVRIALVPVLIAMNEVVGARAVAEEALVAARVAESPRRLGAALRVSALCESGGKRLDLLGRAVDTLAASPALLWRAHALVDYGSALRAAGDEQQARQVLRTAMDVAHRCGAAPLADRAEVELRAAGGRPRRRAVLGAHSLTASERRVAEMAAEGLSNKDIAQALFVTLRTVELHLSNAYAKLGIRSRHELSRALTVDGE, from the coding sequence GTGGAACCGCGTGTCGGCAGCGCGTCGGAGGGGCATCGGCTGCTCGATCGTGAACGCGATCTGCAGACGATCGACGCCGCCGTTGCCGCGGTCGCCGACTCGGGGTCGTTGCTGCTGATCGAGGGCCCGGCCGGCATCGGCAAGACGGCGTTGCTGGACTACCTGCGAGGGCGTGTCACGGCCGCAGGAATGACGGTGCTCGGTGCCCGCGGCAGCGAGCCTGAGCGCGGCTTCGGCTTCGGCATCGTGCGCCAGCTGTTGGAGGGGGCGGTCCTCGGTGCCGACAGCGCCGAACGGGACCGTCTGCTGGCCGGCGCGGCGAGGCTGGCAGAACCGGTGTTCACCGACGTCGAGGCCGAGCCGAACACCGCTGACATCGCCTTCGCAACCCTGCACGGTCTCTACTGGTTGGTCGCCAACCTCGCCGAACGGGGCCCCGTCGTACTCGTTGTCGATGACGCGCACTGCACCGACGGGCCGTCCCTGCGGTTCCTTCTGCATCTTGCACCCCGACTCGCCGGTCTGCCGGTGCTGCTGGCCGTTTCGGCCCGGACCGGCCAGGGAAGGAGCCGCGACGAGCTCACCTCCCTATTACTCGGCAGTTCGGCAGTGGTGCATCCGCAACCTCTCGGCGACGCCGCGGTCGCGAGTCTGGTCCGGGAAGTGCTCGGCCCCGAGGCCGGCGAGGACTTGTGCCGCGCATGCGCCGAGGCCACCGGCGGCAACCCCTTCCTAGTCTCTGAATTGCTGGGTGAGTTCCGCCGCACCGGGCGGGTGGCACGCAACATCGATCCCTCCGATGTCGATGCACTTGTTCCCGAGCGGGTTTCGGCATCGGTCCTGATGCGGGTCGGCCGTATCGGTGAGGATGCGGCGATGCTCGCTCGAGCCGTCGCCGTCCTGGGTGAGCGCGCCCGACTCAGCACCTGTGCACGGTTGGCCGGCCTGCATCCGAAGCGGGTCGCAGAGCTCGGTGTCGCGCTGGTGAACGCTGAGATCCTGATCAGCGGTGAGCCAATGCGGTTCGTCCATCCTCTTCTACGCACGGCGATCTACGAAGATCTGGACCACGCAGAGCGTGCGGAGATGCACGCGCAGGCGGCACGCGTACTGGCAGAGCAGCATTGCGAGCGAGGGGTCATCGCCGCCCATCTGCTCGCGACGACCCCTGCCGGTGACTCTCGCGTCGTCGCGATGCTGCGCGAGGCGGCTCGGACGGCGCTTCTCGGCGGCGCTCCGGATACGGCGGCCGCGCTCCTGCGGCGCGCGCTCGACGAACCACCGAACGGCACCCAACGTCCGGAGATCGTGTTCGAACTCGGGACCGCGGAGTACGAGATCGGCGATGCGGCCGCCACGTCGCATCTGCGAGAAGCGATCGACACGACCACGGATCCGCATACACGCGCCCGCGCCGTCATGGCGCTGGCGTGGACCAACCATCCCGATGCACGTAGCCAGCGTGTCCAGCTGCCGCTCTATGAGCGGGCCGCCGAGGAGATCGGAGCCCATGATCGGGAACTCCAGTTGCAGTTGGAGGGCGCGCGACTGGGCGCCCTCTTGCTCAACCCGGACCTCGCGCCGCGATTCGAGGACGCAGCAGACCGCTTCGCCGAACTGCCCTCGCTGACGCGCGCCGAATGTCTGATCAGGTCGTTCCTGGCCCGGCGCGCACTGGAAGGAGGACCCATCGCCCCCGCGGGCGATCTCGCCGAACAGGCCGCACGTCACCCCGCGCTGGTGAGCGAAGGAGGACACCCCCTATGGCGAACCAACGTCACGATCTGCCTGATGGAGGCCGAACGCTACGATGAGGCCGAGCACATCCTGTCCCGTGCCATCCGCCACGCGGAGCGGCGTGGGTCACCCCAGTGGCTGGCCCGGGCGCAGTGGTTGCGCGGATTGGTGCGGCATCGCAGAGGTGACCTGCGCGGAGCCGAAGTCGACGGGCGCGCTGCGGTGGACATCCACGGCGGCGCGGCGCCCTACACCAAGACGCCGGGGCTTGTGGTCGTCATCGACACGCTGACCGACCAGGGTCGGCTCACCGAGGCAGAGGCACTGCTGGCCGACCGAGGGATGGACGGCACGCTGACGCCGACCCTCTTCTCTGTGCTGCCGCTGCTGGCGCGGGGCCGGCTCCATGCCGCAGCGGGCAGGAACGACCGCGCACGCGACGATCTGGTCGATGCGCTGGGTCGGATCGACTCGAGCCGGGGCATGTTTCCATGGGCCGCCGACGTCCGAATCGCGCTCGTTCCGGTGCTGATCGCGATGAACGAAGTCGTCGGCGCGCGCGCAGTCGCCGAGGAGGCGCTCGTCGCTGCCCGTGTGGCCGAGTCGCCGCGCCGGCTGGGAGCGGCATTACGAGTGAGCGCATTGTGCGAGAGCGGCGGCAAGCGACTTGATCTGCTGGGACGGGCCGTCGACACGTTGGCAGCGTCACCGGCTCTGCTGTGGCGAGCGCACGCCCTGGTCGATTACGGCTCCGCGCTTCGCGCCGCCGGCGACGAACAGCAAGCCCGCCAGGTGCTGCGGACGGCGATGGATGTGGCGCATCGCTGCGGCGCCGCTCCGTTAGCGGATCGAGCGGAGGTCGAACTGCGGGCCGCGGGTGGTCGCCCACGCCGCCGCGCTGTCCTCGGCGCGCACTCGCTGACCGCCAGTGAGCGCCGGGTCGCGGAGATGGCCGCCGAGGGGCTCAGCAACAAGGACATCGCCCAAGCCCTGTTCGTCACGCTGCGCACCGTGGAACTGCACCTCTCCAACGCGTACGCGAAGTTGGGCATCCGCTCGCGGCACGAATTGAGCCGCGCCCTGACTGTCGACGGTGAGTGA
- a CDS encoding ABC transporter substrate-binding protein → MLAAITVVVVLAGCTDDQTGGAGDAPRKTTLRVGLFPAANTLPVHAALTRGIFERHGLDVVLTEGQDLPLFMAAQAKGQYDIAMSTPTLVLVAAQKGLGLQVVSSTAQQTAQRPNAVWITTDPSIRSLADLRGGTLAVPSLTGIITDAVVYLLQRKGLQRNEVRLIQTPFPAMGDQLEAGHVNAAVATLPYSTAIVARGFLAHEDVIVEAVDAASGGAVAEAITTVWTVPRQFALDNPAAMTAWRDALREAVDALESDQNAARAMMADWLGIPSEILDEAPLPDWTVDITPRQLEPYVAIARQVGTIDSDPDTTTLVWQGP, encoded by the coding sequence GTGCTCGCGGCGATCACCGTCGTCGTGGTACTGGCGGGGTGCACAGACGACCAGACCGGTGGGGCGGGCGACGCGCCGCGGAAGACCACGCTGCGCGTCGGGCTCTTTCCCGCCGCCAATACGTTGCCGGTGCACGCGGCGCTGACCCGGGGCATCTTCGAACGTCATGGACTCGACGTCGTTCTCACCGAAGGTCAGGACCTGCCGCTGTTCATGGCGGCACAGGCCAAAGGCCAGTACGACATCGCGATGAGCACTCCAACTCTGGTCCTGGTCGCGGCGCAGAAAGGGCTGGGCCTGCAGGTGGTGTCGAGCACGGCCCAGCAGACGGCACAGCGTCCGAATGCGGTCTGGATCACGACGGACCCGTCGATCCGGTCCCTCGCCGATCTCCGAGGCGGAACACTGGCCGTGCCCTCGCTCACGGGAATCATCACCGATGCGGTTGTCTACCTGCTGCAGCGGAAAGGCTTGCAACGCAACGAAGTTCGCCTGATTCAGACCCCGTTCCCGGCCATGGGTGACCAGCTCGAGGCAGGACATGTGAACGCCGCGGTCGCCACCTTGCCCTACAGCACGGCCATCGTCGCCCGGGGCTTCCTCGCCCATGAAGACGTCATCGTCGAGGCCGTCGACGCAGCAAGCGGTGGCGCGGTGGCCGAGGCCATCACCACCGTGTGGACAGTCCCCCGACAATTCGCGCTCGACAATCCGGCAGCGATGACGGCGTGGCGCGACGCGCTGCGCGAGGCCGTCGATGCACTGGAATCCGACCAGAACGCAGCGCGGGCGATGATGGCCGACTGGCTGGGGATACCGTCCGAGATTCTCGACGAGGCACCCCTTCCCGACTGGACCGTCGACATCACGCCACGACAGTTGGAGCCCTACGTCGCGATCGCTCGTCAGGTCGGCACGATCGACTCGGACCCCGATACGACGACGCTGGTGTGGCAGGGTCCGTGA
- a CDS encoding ABC transporter ATP-binding protein, which produces MEVRLAGPTTVLHGVSFDVHEGDVVGLVGRSGVGKSTLLRALGGLVDAHDGCVTFGNRAVSRPPDGVVMVFQDYENALLPWRTVGHNVQLGLEGRLPRTLRRTAAARALELVGLGDRYDDYPWQMSGGMAQRVQIARALAVEPAVLLMDEPFGALDAITKATLQDMLLDVQRALGTTILFVTHDLDEAIYLSDRVFVLSGKPGAITLALDVALPRARDQVTTRESPAYLGLRRALAEHLRVAG; this is translated from the coding sequence TTGGAGGTCCGACTCGCCGGCCCGACCACGGTGCTCCACGGCGTCAGCTTCGACGTTCATGAGGGCGACGTGGTCGGATTGGTCGGCCGCTCAGGGGTGGGTAAGAGCACGCTCCTGCGTGCCCTCGGTGGCCTCGTCGACGCGCACGACGGTTGCGTCACGTTCGGGAATCGCGCGGTCTCGCGTCCACCCGACGGCGTCGTGATGGTGTTCCAGGACTACGAGAATGCGTTGTTGCCCTGGCGCACCGTCGGACACAACGTCCAACTGGGCCTCGAAGGCCGATTGCCGCGCACACTTCGTCGCACCGCGGCGGCGCGCGCGCTCGAGTTGGTCGGACTCGGCGATCGCTACGACGACTACCCGTGGCAGATGTCGGGCGGGATGGCCCAACGCGTGCAGATAGCGCGGGCGCTCGCCGTTGAGCCGGCGGTGTTGTTGATGGACGAGCCGTTCGGAGCGCTCGACGCCATCACGAAGGCGACGCTGCAGGACATGCTGCTCGATGTTCAGCGAGCGCTGGGAACGACGATTCTCTTCGTCACTCACGATCTGGACGAGGCGATCTACCTCAGTGACCGCGTCTTCGTGCTGAGCGGAAAGCCCGGCGCCATCACCCTGGCTCTTGACGTCGCGCTGCCGCGCGCACGTGATCAAGTGACGACTCGGGAGTCGCCCGCCTACCTCGGTCTGCGACGCGCGCTCGCCGAGCATCTCCGGGTCGCCGGGTGA
- a CDS encoding ABC transporter permease: protein MKRSGPALASALVPVSLVVTWQLSSTSSSLGLLSSPAAVLAAVPVEVGSGRLFLAAAHTIGVALAAAVISVAAGTVGGVLLGLRPQIAAWTASSVDVLRTVPALTLIPVTVLALGPTLGAEIALATYAALWPMVLNTAGAVGSVHPRQFDVARTFRLSGPATLRTVALPAAAPLWLVGVRMSVTLAFLVAIVVEMVITPGGLGTALIRSLNAFAPERMWVYVLTCGMVGALFNIALRRTLAAAMPGHELAPSTYRVGTEFATARGLVPVALALIVWQVAGSPASLTLPPPSQWFAALAGLHADSSLLPAIGHTLTTYLGGLSAAAVIGGAAGMAIGSSRLIDRTVSPTLDFVAAIPGAAMIPVVVLILGPNPISGIVAVGTIVAWPILLSTAAVRRAIPDVRIDMSRTMGLSRPRQWRSVTFPSSVPGIVHGVQVTSGLALIVALLTDIFGSGSGMGRLLIESQQRFDAAAAWGVLLIIGVIGYVFSVGLAGATRVVNASRRRVASAR from the coding sequence GTGAAGCGTTCGGGGCCGGCGCTCGCGTCTGCGCTCGTGCCGGTGTCACTGGTGGTGACATGGCAACTGTCGAGCACATCCTCGAGCCTTGGTCTCCTGTCGTCACCGGCGGCGGTGTTGGCCGCGGTGCCCGTTGAAGTCGGCAGCGGCCGCTTGTTTCTCGCCGCAGCCCATACGATCGGCGTCGCACTCGCTGCCGCGGTCATCTCGGTGGCGGCGGGGACCGTTGGTGGGGTGCTGCTCGGACTCAGGCCACAGATCGCTGCGTGGACGGCGTCCTCCGTGGACGTGTTGCGCACCGTTCCGGCCCTCACCCTCATCCCGGTCACCGTGTTGGCGCTCGGCCCGACGCTGGGCGCTGAGATCGCGCTGGCGACCTACGCCGCGTTGTGGCCGATGGTGCTCAACACGGCGGGGGCGGTCGGATCGGTGCATCCCCGCCAGTTCGACGTCGCGCGAACGTTCCGGCTGAGTGGGCCGGCCACCCTGCGCACGGTCGCACTTCCTGCGGCAGCGCCATTATGGCTGGTCGGCGTTCGCATGTCGGTCACTCTTGCCTTCTTGGTCGCGATCGTGGTGGAGATGGTCATCACCCCCGGCGGCCTTGGCACGGCATTGATTCGGTCGCTGAATGCTTTTGCACCCGAGCGCATGTGGGTCTATGTGCTGACGTGCGGAATGGTCGGTGCGTTGTTCAACATCGCGCTGCGACGCACGCTGGCAGCCGCGATGCCCGGACACGAGCTCGCGCCATCCACCTACCGGGTCGGTACCGAGTTCGCGACGGCGCGTGGTCTGGTGCCGGTTGCCCTGGCGCTGATCGTGTGGCAGGTGGCAGGCTCCCCCGCGTCCCTGACGCTGCCCCCACCCAGCCAATGGTTCGCCGCCCTGGCCGGTCTGCACGCGGACTCGTCGCTGTTACCGGCGATAGGGCATACCCTGACCACCTACCTCGGAGGGCTCTCTGCCGCGGCAGTCATCGGTGGCGCCGCGGGAATGGCCATCGGCTCCTCACGTCTGATCGACCGAACTGTCTCCCCGACACTCGACTTCGTGGCCGCGATCCCCGGCGCCGCGATGATCCCGGTGGTCGTCCTCATCCTGGGTCCGAACCCGATCAGCGGCATCGTGGCCGTCGGCACCATCGTCGCCTGGCCGATCCTGTTGAGCACCGCTGCCGTCCGGCGGGCCATTCCGGACGTCCGGATCGACATGTCGCGCACGATGGGGTTGTCCCGCCCACGGCAATGGCGCAGTGTGACGTTCCCGTCGTCGGTACCTGGCATCGTCCACGGTGTGCAGGTCACCTCAGGTCTGGCGCTGATCGTTGCGCTCCTGACCGACATTTTCGGGTCCGGTTCGGGGATGGGCCGCCTTCTGATCGAAAGCCAGCAACGTTTCGACGCGGCCGCGGCCTGGGGCGTGCTCCTCATCATCGGGGTCATCGGTTATGTGTTCAGCGTCGGCTTGGCGGGTGCGACGCGCGTCGTCAACGCCAGTCGGCGCCGGGTAGCCTCGGCGCGATGA
- a CDS encoding serine hydrolase domain-containing protein, with amino-acid sequence MNLDRNKASIVEAIDAGLLAGAVTLVWRAGEVLQVNELGYRDVDVKLPMQRDTIFRIASMTKPVTVAAAMSLIEEGKLALTDRVSTWLPEMADMRVLAEPRGPLDRTVPAQRPITIEDLMTHRSGLAYMFSVLGPLADAYRKLPHRHDQDRWLAELTALPLVHQPGERLTYSHATDVLGIALSRLEGKPLSQVLTERVLGPLDMSDTGFHVGSAGRRRAATMYQLDKDNTLRHDVMGPAPISDPPFCTGGAGLWSTADDYLMFARMLLAGGTVDGVRVLSEESVRLMRTDRLTEEQKRHDFLGAPFWIGRGFGLNLSVVTDPSKSRQLFGPGGPGTFSWPGAYGTWWQADPSADTILIYLIQNLPNLSADAAAAVAGNTSLAKLQSAQPKFVRRTYEALEL; translated from the coding sequence ATGAACCTCGACCGGAACAAGGCCTCCATCGTCGAGGCGATCGATGCCGGACTGCTGGCGGGCGCGGTGACCCTGGTGTGGCGCGCGGGGGAAGTGCTGCAGGTCAACGAACTCGGCTACCGCGACGTCGACGTCAAGCTGCCGATGCAGCGCGACACGATCTTCCGCATCGCCTCGATGACCAAGCCGGTGACGGTGGCCGCGGCGATGTCGCTGATCGAAGAAGGCAAGCTCGCGCTGACCGACCGGGTGTCGACGTGGCTGCCCGAGATGGCCGACATGCGGGTGCTCGCCGAACCGCGGGGTCCGCTCGACCGCACGGTGCCGGCGCAGCGGCCGATCACCATCGAGGACCTGATGACCCACCGCAGCGGGCTGGCCTACATGTTCTCGGTGCTCGGCCCGCTGGCCGACGCGTACCGCAAGCTGCCCCATCGGCATGATCAGGACCGCTGGCTGGCCGAGTTGACCGCCCTGCCCCTGGTGCACCAGCCCGGGGAGCGGCTGACCTACAGCCACGCCACCGATGTGCTGGGCATCGCGCTGTCGCGCCTCGAGGGCAAACCGCTCAGCCAGGTACTGACCGAGCGGGTTCTCGGCCCACTGGACATGTCCGACACGGGATTTCACGTCGGGAGCGCGGGCAGGCGGCGGGCCGCGACGATGTACCAGTTGGACAAGGACAACACGTTGCGCCACGACGTGATGGGTCCCGCGCCGATCTCCGATCCCCCGTTCTGCACCGGCGGCGCGGGCCTGTGGTCGACGGCCGACGACTACCTGATGTTCGCCCGGATGCTCCTGGCCGGCGGGACGGTCGATGGTGTGCGGGTGCTGTCCGAGGAGTCGGTGCGGTTGATGCGCACCGACCGGCTCACCGAGGAGCAGAAGCGCCACGACTTCCTCGGCGCACCGTTCTGGATCGGGCGAGGGTTCGGGCTGAACCTGTCGGTGGTGACGGACCCGTCGAAGTCGCGTCAGCTGTTCGGACCGGGCGGCCCGGGCACGTTCTCCTGGCCCGGCGCGTACGGCACGTGGTGGCAGGCCGATCCGAGCGCCGACACCATCCTGATCTATCTGATCCAGAATCTGCCGAATCTGTCGGCCGACGCCGCGGCCGCCGTCGCCGGCAACACGTCGCTGGCCAAACTGCAGAGCGCCCAGCCGAAATTCGTCCGGCGCACCTATGAGGCGCTCGAGCTCTGA
- a CDS encoding putative immunity protein: protein MPDFALSTDELRIVVRYVAAAAEDLLPVYENTHPGDPRPRAAVAAAWLFVDGEPRTRLQRITAIDAHRAAREATVEAARLAAQAAGDAASAAYLHPIARAHQVGHILRAAANAARIGEITTGSADSAIERAQRRATPELIDVLRRYPPAPAHRGRIAQLMAALDAALRAQSSSAS, encoded by the coding sequence ATGCCCGACTTCGCGCTGTCGACGGACGAGCTGAGGATCGTGGTCCGGTACGTGGCTGCGGCCGCCGAGGATCTGCTGCCGGTGTACGAGAACACGCACCCCGGTGATCCCCGGCCGCGCGCCGCTGTCGCCGCTGCGTGGCTGTTCGTCGACGGCGAGCCACGCACGAGGCTGCAGCGCATCACCGCCATCGACGCGCACCGGGCGGCGCGGGAGGCGACGGTTGAGGCGGCGCGTCTGGCCGCGCAGGCTGCGGGGGACGCCGCGTCCGCTGCGTACCTGCACCCGATCGCCCGCGCCCACCAGGTCGGCCACATCCTGCGGGCCGCCGCCAACGCCGCGCGCATCGGCGAGATCACGACGGGAAGCGCCGACTCGGCGATCGAGAGGGCGCAGCGCCGCGCCACCCCGGAGCTGATCGACGTCCTGCGCCGCTACCCGCCGGCGCCGGCGCACCGCGGCCGGATCGCCCAACTCATGGCGGCGTTGGATGCGGCGTTACGCGCTCAGAGCTCGAGCGCCTCATAG